The sequence ATAAGGGATAACAAATATAAGTTAATTTATGTGGCCCCTGAACGTCTCAGCTCCTTTGACTTTAAGGAATTAATTAGTAATATAGATGTATCTTTAGTAGCAGTTGATGAGGCTCACTGTATAAGCCAGTGGGGACATGATTTTAGACCTAGTTATATGGAGATTCCTAGGTTTATTAATTCCTTAAACCGTAGACCTGTCGTGGCAGCGTTTACGGCCACTGCTACCATAGAGGTAATTGAAGAAATAGAAAGATTGATACAGCTAAGGAACCCCCTTAGCCTAAGTACAGGTTTCGATAGACCCAATTTACTCTATAAAGTTGTAAAACCTAGCGATAAATTCTCTTATTTGATGAATTTTCTACAGGGCTATGGTCAAACTGAAGCTGGGGTTATATATTGCTCAACAAGGAACACTGTGGAATCCCTGGTGAAGAAGCTTCAAGATAAGGGGATTTCTGCAGTGGGGTACCATGGAGGAATGAATGCTGAGGAAAGACAAGATAATCAAGAAGCCTTTATATTTAATAGAAGTAGGATTATTGTAGCAACAAATGCCTTTGGTATGGGAATCGATAAGCCAGATGTACGTTTTGTGGTACACTACAACATGCCTAAGAACATGGAGGCATATTATCAGGAAGCTGGTAGAGCCGGTAGAGATGGAGAAGAAAGCCAATGTATTCTCATGTACTCACCGTCAGATATTGTAAAGCAAAAACTTATAATCCAAAATGAGTATCTATCACCTGACAGAGAACAATTACTTTACAAAAACCTGCAGATTCTTATAGATTACTGTCATACCAATGACTGCTTGAGGATGCAGATTCTAAATTATTTTGAAGAAGACGTACCTAACAAAGACTGTGGCAAATGCAGTAACTGCCTCGATGAAAGTGAAATGATAGACATAACAGTGGAAGCACAAAAAATTCTTTCCTGTATTTATAGGGCAAAGGAAAGATTTGGGGCAGAGGCAATAACGCAAATATTAAAGGGCTCAAGGAATAAGAGGATTATTGAACTTGGCCTTGATAAAATATCAACCTATAATATTATGAGTGAATATAATGCCAATGTGATAAAAGAAATTATAATGACACTATCTGCAAAAGGATATATTCATATAACTACCGACAAGTTTCCTGTTCTAAAATTAACTACAAATAGTCGCAAAGTATTGCAAGGTGAAGAGAAGGTTTATCATAAAAAGGATTCAGTTGACAATGCAGCAACAAAAGATGATAAGAAGGAGAAAGCCAAGAAGGTAATAGAACAGTTTGACCAAGAGCTGTTTAATAGCCTCAAAGAGCTAAGAGCTACTCTATCTGAAGAAAAACAGCTACCACCTTTTATGATTTTTCATGATTCAACATTAAAGGAAATGGCTGCAGCATATCCGCAAAATGAAGAAGGATTTCTAGACATCAGTGGTGTGGGTGTTAAAAAATATGAAAGCTATGGTGAGGAATTTATTAGAGTAATTCAAGCACACTGCCGTGAAAATCATATAGCTGGTGACATAGCCAAGGGTAAAAATATCAAAGAGGTAAAGATAGCAGTAGAGTCAAATGTAGATCGCTATGAAGAAACATATAAATGTTATGAAAAGGGACTATCTTTAGTTGAGATAGCGCAGGAGAGGAATTTTGGTGTTAGCACTATCTTGAAACACTTAAAAAGATGTGAGGAAATTGGAAAAACTGTGGACTGGGATCGGTTTTTAAAAGACCCCCATAAAGAAATGCAAATATTGAAGGTTATTAACCATGTGGGATTTGAGAAGCTTAAACCAATTAAGGATAGCCTGCCTGAAGATGTAACATACGATGACATACACTTAGTGATATATAAAAACAATTTCAAAGAAAGTTAGAAAAGAGAAAGGCCATAAATTGGCCTTTCTCTTTGTTAGGTCAAAGGAAAAATATGAGAGGAAATTTCAAAGTAAAAGTTAGCTTATCGAAAGATAATAGTTGCGCATACAACGAAAATGGTTTATAATATTAAAGGTTGCATAAGCAACTTTTTTCTTTGGAGGTGAAAATATGACTTTAAAACAAAAATCAATTGGTAGATATATATCAATACTTTATCGACAAGGGCAAAGCTTTATTACAAGTGAAATGAAGGCCCATGGTATTGGAAGTGGGCAATATCCGTTTTTATTGGTGCTGTATGATAATGATGGTATTACTCAAGAATCTCTCTCTAGTAAGTTGATTATTGATAAAGGTACCACAGCTAGAGCTATTGATAAACTAGAAAGAGCTGGGTTTGTTTTACGTAAAACAAACCCAACCGACAGAAGGGTAAACAATGTTTTTTTAACAGATAAAGCTAGAGAATTAGAGCCCATACTTTATGATACACTAGCTTCTTGGACTAAATTGTTGCTGGGTGACTTAAGTGAAGAAGAAAAGGAGATGCTATTTGGTATCTTAGAAAAAATGGTTGATAGCACTACGAAACTCAATGGCCTTTAAATAAACATTTTAATAGAAATGGGTGTGTAATATGGAGAGAAAAGATATACTAGGAAATCAGAAGATGTCAAAGCTACTTTGGAATTTATCCTTGCCTGCTACAATAGCGATGTTTGTCAACGCCCTTTACAATATTGTAGATACCATATTTATAGGAAGAGGAATAGGGTATCTTGGTATAGGGGGATTAACCATAGCTTTCCCTGTACAGATGGTTATAATGGCCATAGCTCAAATGATTGGTATAGGAGCGGCATCTGTAATATCGAGGAACTTAGGGGCAAAAAATGAAGAAAGGGCTTTTCATGTAACAGGAAATGCTTATCTTACCGTTGCGGTACTAGGCTTTCTAATTTGTGCATTTGGATTAATTTTTATTGACCCGCTACTAAGGGTTTTCGGTGCATCAGCAGTACTTTTCCCTTACGCAAAGGAATATCTTCAAGTTATTCTCGTAGGAAGCATTTACTTCCCATTTGTAGTAACATGTAATAATTTAATTAGAGCAGAGGGTAATGCAAAAGTTGCCATGTTCTCTATGATGATAGGCGCTATTTTAAATATAATCTTAGATTATATTTTTATCTTCCCACTTGATTTAGGGATAAGAGGAGCGGCACTGGCAACCATTATGTCTCAGTTTGTTTCAATGGTATATGTACTTTCGTACATTTATGGAGGACAAAGCAAGCTAAGGGTTAAATTACACCACTTGAAACCAGACTTCAAGATAATCTATGAGATTTTAACTGTTGGGTTCCCTTCATTTGCTAGGCAAGTAGCAGGGAGCATCATTGCCATAATAATAAACAACTCATTAGGTTTTTATGGTGGAGATTTAGCAATATCTGTTTATGGTGTTGTAAATAGAATTATTATGTTCTTGTTCATGCCACTTTTTGGTATTGTTCAAGGGATGCAACCCATAGTGGGATATAACTATGGTGCGAAAAAATTCCAACGAGTAAAAGAGGTTTTAAAGCTAGCAGTAATTGCCACAACAGTGTTAGCTACTGTAAGTACACTGTTCGGAGAGCTGTTTCCCCATATAATCATAGGATTATTTGAAGATGATCCACTGTTAATCAACAATGGAGTTACCGCCCTGAGAATTGTTATTTCCATGGTACCTATTATAGGTTTACAGATAATAGGGGCAGCATTTTTTCAATCCCTAGGAAAAGCTATGCCTTCCCTATTATTGACTTTGTCTAGGCAGGTGCTATTCTTTATTCCTTTAGTTTTAATACTACCAAGGATTAATGGTATGGGTGTAATAGGGGTCTGGTTATCATTCCCAATAGCTGACGTGCTTTCTACAGTAACTACAGTTGCATTATTGAAAAAAGAGATGAATATAATAAACAAGCAGGAAGAAGCAGAGTTGAAGCTTGCAAGCTAAAATAAAAGCCGCACATTTGTGCGGCTTTCAAACTGATGACAAAGTCATTTTTTAGGAATGTCGCATATTAAAGCGTCGCTAAAGCTCCTCTATATGGAACCCTAGGTTCCCTTCGAATATCACCCACCTTAAACCGGCAGGGGTGAACCCCTACAACCCCAAAAACCATAGAGAAAGTCACTCTATGGTTTTTTGTACAAAATTCTCCGTCGAGACTTAAGGCTTCTATCTAAACTCCAGAAGGGTACCGCTCCAATTCACCGTCCATGGTTGTAGGGGGTGGTCTTGTACCACCCTGACTTTCAAAAAGGTCTAGAAGATGGTTTTGCTTGTCAGGGCCCCACAAGGGGACCCCCTACCAGTCTCCTCGAATTAAATGTACTGCTTTTTAATATACACATCTAGGGTCAATGACTTTGTCTTAGCTTTTTACTGGGCATTTAATTCAGCTATTTTTACAATGACCTCAACAGCTTTTTTCATGGAGTTTACGGGGATATATTCGTATTTGCCGTGGAAATTGTGCCCCCCTGTAAAAATATTGGGGCAAGGTAAGCCCATATACGAAAGGCGGGCTCCATCGGTTCCACCTCTTACGGGAGTTATCATAGGTGTAACCCCCATCTCAAACATAGCTTTTTTCGCTAGTTCTACTATTTCTATTACAGGTTCTATCTTTTCCTTCATGTTATAGTAGGAGTCTTTCATGTTAAGCTCTACGGTGTTTTTACCGTACTTTGTATTTAAGAAAGCCACAGATTGTTCTAATACTTCTTTTTTCTTCTCAAATAGTTCTTTGGAATGATCTCTGATAATATATTGTAGCTTAGTCTCTTCAACATGGCCACTGATATTAGTTAGGTGGATAAATCCCTCATAATGGTCTGTGTATTCAGGTTTTTCAGCGGTAGGCAGCATACTATTTAATTCCATAGCTATTAACATGGAGTTTATCATTTTGTTTTTAGAAGAGCCAGGATGCACGTTTCTACCTTGAATTTTAATTTTAGCTCCGGCGGCATTGAAGTTTTCGTATTCCAGTTCTCCAATTGGACCACCATCAACAGTGTAGGCAAAGTCAGCATTGAACTTCTTTACATCAAAAAGATCAGCACCACGGCCTATTTCTTCATCGGGTGTGAAACCAATCTTTAAGGTTCCATGTTTTATATCAGGATTGTTTATTAAGTATTCCATGGCAGTTATTATCTCTGCGATGCCAGCTTTATTGTCGGCACCAAGGAGGGTTGTTCCATCTGTGGTAATTAATGTTTCACCTACGTAATCTTTGAGGTCAGGAAACTCTGATGGAGATAATACAACCCCTCTTTCCGTGTTGAGGATTAACTCTTTTCCGTCATATTTTTCCACAAGCTGTGGTTTAACATTGTTACCAGACATATCAGGACTAGTATCCATATGTGCTATAAAGCCAATTGTTTTAATGTCCTTATTCTCATCAAGATTTGAAGGAAGTGTAGCCATAACATATCCGTTTTCATCCATGGACACATCTTCTAATCCTATTTCCTTTAGCTCTTTCACAAGCTCATTACCTAAGGCAAATTGTTTCTGTGTACTAGGGCAAGTTTCAGATTCTGGATCTGACTCTGTATCAAATTTTACGTATCTTAAAAAACGCTCAACTACTTTTTCCATGTAAATCACTCCTTTTCTATTTTGTAAATTTAACACAAACGGGGTTTGGGATAATTTTTTTTGAGTTATTTCTTAAAAGCATACCAGTATTTTGATCAATTCTTAGTGAAATAATACTATTTGAATCCTGGTTTGCTGCTATTATAAAATTACCTGTGGGGTCTATGGCAAAATCCCTTGGGTTTTTTCCCTCAGTTGATGTGTGGGATATGAAACTTAGTTTCCCTGACTGTTTGTCTATGTTAAACCCTACGATACTATCATGACCTCTATTGGCAGCATATACATATTTTCCATTTGGAGTGATATGGATTGCACTACCAAGGTTTTCTAAACTAAATCCATCTGGCAGTGTGGAGATATACTGAATTTCTTTAAACTCTCCACTATCACAAAAGTACTCAAAGACTATTATTTCTCCACTGAGTTCGGTATTTACATAGGCAAACTTACCATTTGGATGAAAGGTAAGATGCCTAGGGCCTGACCCCGGCTTTAAAGGGTTCTCCCACTGAAGTCTTAAGTTGCCCTTATAATGGCTAAATACGGTTAGCCTGTCACTACCTAATTCAACAGTGCAAAGATACTTGCCATCAGGGGTGATTCCAGCGTAATGGGCATGGGGTTTAAGCTGTCTTACCTTATGAGGTCCACTACCCTTATGTATTATCACATCGGATTCATGAGCTAAGGAGCCATCTTCTTTTACAGGGAAAACCTTGGTTTCACCCATGTGATAGTTCGCAGAAAATAAATACTTAGTATGTGGATCTAAACTAACGTGGCAAGGGGGATTACCCTCTGAAATTACATGGTTTAGTTTATGTAACTTGCCAGTATCACTATCTATACTGAACGAAGCGACACCACCTTTACCATCAACCTTTGCCACAGAGTAAAGGAGAGAGTTGTTGCAGCTTAAGTCTAAATATGTGGGGTTTTCAATTTCCCCAGCTAGGAATACGTCAAAAATATCACCAGAGAGTGGATCCAATGATACTCTATATATGCCTTTACTCTCACCATTTGTGTATGTTCCGATATAGGCAAATTGTCTTTCCATCAATTACACCTCCTAAAATATTGTATGCCGTAGACGTAGTAAATCAGTCCTTTAAGAAATTTTTCCATATGATATATTATACAACTATTTGTACAAGTATAAAAGGAGGGTCAGTCCTGATTATCCACTAGTGTAGAAATAAGACCGACCCTCATACTAAATAATTTTTTTCCCATCCACAAAAAGATTACTTGGAGTAAATACAAAGTCGAAGTGAACTGGACAACTGTTTTTTCCTCCAAACATTGTATTCATTCCTAAGGCTATGTGTGCTGTGCCAAGACATTTTTCGTCTAAAGTAGCATATCCAATAAGTTCTGTAACTTTATCATTTAAACCTATGCCAAGCTCTGCTAAAACCATGGAATCAGGATGGATTGATCTAAGCATCTCAAGGAGTTGATGACTTGAGCATTCCACTAACCTTCCTTTTTCAAATGACATATCCAAATCTTTATATTCTACACCATTAACAAATGCAAAAGGTATATGTATTTGTCCATAGGCACTATCTTCTATAGGTGCTATGTAAACCTCCCCTGCTGGTAAATCACCATTACCATCATCTTTAAACCAGCTTCTGTTATCAACAGACATAAATAATACTTTATCTTTGGTCTGTATTTCCACTGTCTTTGAACCTTCTAGAGTTTTATGTAGCTCTCTTGTCCTTGTTTTTAGCTCGTTATAATTCACTGACATAGCCTTTATAACTGCAACTTCGTAAGAATTAAAATCCATAATTCCACTTGCTTCTGCATTGCATTTTGTTGGTAGTTTGACCTGGATAAATATTTCTTTATCCCTCACAGAATTCATCAGATTAATCATGTAATCCCTATAAAAAGGTATTTTGTCCTTTGGGAAATCGGGGTGTGGTTTAGGAGGTGTATACATGCAAATATCAATGACAGCATCGCAGAGTTTAAACATACTAAAATACTTATCGGGGAAAGAGAGGTATTTTTCGGGGGTTTCTTCAAAATATGCTTTTAAAAACTCTCGAGAATACTGCCACTTAATAGGAATGGAACCCTTCTTTGCAATTTCAAGGGCAAAGTTGTCCAGTACATCTAAGTCCTCATTTTCTCCCCAGAACTGAAGAAGCACTACCGACCCTACTTCAAATTCAAACCCACTTGCAATATTGGGGATTAGCTCTTTAATAATCATAAAATCAACTCCTTATGGTTTATCTAGATAATTATCTAAATGAATTATATAGATAAATATAAAATGTGTCAATACATTTTTATATTTATCGAAATAGATTGACTCTGCTGTATATAAAGTATATAATTTAGTTAATCTTGTGAGGGAGTGATTAAAATGAATAGGGAAGAAAGACTAAAGAAATCTTTTTTGGAGGAAATACAAGGAAAGACCATGGTATCCAAAGCCAGAGCAAAAGACCTTTTGGACGAAGAACGACAAG comes from Alkalicella caledoniensis and encodes:
- the recQ gene encoding DNA helicase RecQ, with amino-acid sequence MDIFKALKVYFGYDTFKRGQEELINGIVNGRDALGIMPTGGGKSLCYQLPAMVLSGVTVVISPLIALMKDQVDALTEMGIEATFLNSTLDRAEANEREQGIRDNKYKLIYVAPERLSSFDFKELISNIDVSLVAVDEAHCISQWGHDFRPSYMEIPRFINSLNRRPVVAAFTATATIEVIEEIERLIQLRNPLSLSTGFDRPNLLYKVVKPSDKFSYLMNFLQGYGQTEAGVIYCSTRNTVESLVKKLQDKGISAVGYHGGMNAEERQDNQEAFIFNRSRIIVATNAFGMGIDKPDVRFVVHYNMPKNMEAYYQEAGRAGRDGEESQCILMYSPSDIVKQKLIIQNEYLSPDREQLLYKNLQILIDYCHTNDCLRMQILNYFEEDVPNKDCGKCSNCLDESEMIDITVEAQKILSCIYRAKERFGAEAITQILKGSRNKRIIELGLDKISTYNIMSEYNANVIKEIIMTLSAKGYIHITTDKFPVLKLTTNSRKVLQGEEKVYHKKDSVDNAATKDDKKEKAKKVIEQFDQELFNSLKELRATLSEEKQLPPFMIFHDSTLKEMAAAYPQNEEGFLDISGVGVKKYESYGEEFIRVIQAHCRENHIAGDIAKGKNIKEVKIAVESNVDRYEETYKCYEKGLSLVEIAQERNFGVSTILKHLKRCEEIGKTVDWDRFLKDPHKEMQILKVINHVGFEKLKPIKDSLPEDVTYDDIHLVIYKNNFKES
- a CDS encoding MarR family winged helix-turn-helix transcriptional regulator, whose protein sequence is MTLKQKSIGRYISILYRQGQSFITSEMKAHGIGSGQYPFLLVLYDNDGITQESLSSKLIIDKGTTARAIDKLERAGFVLRKTNPTDRRVNNVFLTDKARELEPILYDTLASWTKLLLGDLSEEEKEMLFGILEKMVDSTTKLNGL
- a CDS encoding MATE family efflux transporter, producing the protein MERKDILGNQKMSKLLWNLSLPATIAMFVNALYNIVDTIFIGRGIGYLGIGGLTIAFPVQMVIMAIAQMIGIGAASVISRNLGAKNEERAFHVTGNAYLTVAVLGFLICAFGLIFIDPLLRVFGASAVLFPYAKEYLQVILVGSIYFPFVVTCNNLIRAEGNAKVAMFSMMIGAILNIILDYIFIFPLDLGIRGAALATIMSQFVSMVYVLSYIYGGQSKLRVKLHHLKPDFKIIYEILTVGFPSFARQVAGSIIAIIINNSLGFYGGDLAISVYGVVNRIIMFLFMPLFGIVQGMQPIVGYNYGAKKFQRVKEVLKLAVIATTVLATVSTLFGELFPHIIIGLFEDDPLLINNGVTALRIVISMVPIIGLQIIGAAFFQSLGKAMPSLLLTLSRQVLFFIPLVLILPRINGMGVIGVWLSFPIADVLSTVTTVALLKKEMNIINKQEEAELKLAS
- the pepT gene encoding peptidase T produces the protein MEKVVERFLRYVKFDTESDPESETCPSTQKQFALGNELVKELKEIGLEDVSMDENGYVMATLPSNLDENKDIKTIGFIAHMDTSPDMSGNNVKPQLVEKYDGKELILNTERGVVLSPSEFPDLKDYVGETLITTDGTTLLGADNKAGIAEIITAMEYLINNPDIKHGTLKIGFTPDEEIGRGADLFDVKKFNADFAYTVDGGPIGELEYENFNAAGAKIKIQGRNVHPGSSKNKMINSMLIAMELNSMLPTAEKPEYTDHYEGFIHLTNISGHVEETKLQYIIRDHSKELFEKKKEVLEQSVAFLNTKYGKNTVELNMKDSYYNMKEKIEPVIEIVELAKKAMFEMGVTPMITPVRGGTDGARLSYMGLPCPNIFTGGHNFHGKYEYIPVNSMKKAVEVIVKIAELNAQ
- a CDS encoding lactonase family protein encodes the protein MERQFAYIGTYTNGESKGIYRVSLDPLSGDIFDVFLAGEIENPTYLDLSCNNSLLYSVAKVDGKGGVASFSIDSDTGKLHKLNHVISEGNPPCHVSLDPHTKYLFSANYHMGETKVFPVKEDGSLAHESDVIIHKGSGPHKVRQLKPHAHYAGITPDGKYLCTVELGSDRLTVFSHYKGNLRLQWENPLKPGSGPRHLTFHPNGKFAYVNTELSGEIIVFEYFCDSGEFKEIQYISTLPDGFSLENLGSAIHITPNGKYVYAANRGHDSIVGFNIDKQSGKLSFISHTSTEGKNPRDFAIDPTGNFIIAANQDSNSIISLRIDQNTGMLLRNNSKKIIPNPVCVKFTK
- a CDS encoding aminopeptidase encodes the protein MIIKELIPNIASGFEFEVGSVVLLQFWGENEDLDVLDNFALEIAKKGSIPIKWQYSREFLKAYFEETPEKYLSFPDKYFSMFKLCDAVIDICMYTPPKPHPDFPKDKIPFYRDYMINLMNSVRDKEIFIQVKLPTKCNAEASGIMDFNSYEVAVIKAMSVNYNELKTRTRELHKTLEGSKTVEIQTKDKVLFMSVDNRSWFKDDGNGDLPAGEVYIAPIEDSAYGQIHIPFAFVNGVEYKDLDMSFEKGRLVECSSHQLLEMLRSIHPDSMVLAELGIGLNDKVTELIGYATLDEKCLGTAHIALGMNTMFGGKNSCPVHFDFVFTPSNLFVDGKKII